From Callithrix jacchus isolate 240 chromosome 15, calJac240_pri, whole genome shotgun sequence, one genomic window encodes:
- the USP19 gene encoding ubiquitin carboxyl-terminal hydrolase 19 isoform X18 encodes MSGGASATGPRRGPPGLEDASSKKKQKDRANQESKDGDPRKETGSRYVTQAGLELLASGDPSASASCAAGITGSHHRTRLFFPSSSGSASTPREEQTKAELLLDWRQSAEEVIVKLRVGVGPLQLEDIDAAFTDTDCVVRFSGGQQWGGVFYAEIKGSCAKVQTRKGSLLHLTLPKKVPMLTWPSLLKKPLGTQELVPGLQCQENGKELSPIALEPGPEPHRAKQEARNQKRAQGRGEVGSGAGPGAQAGPSAKRAVHLCRGPEGEGSRDGPGPRGDAPPFVADLATQVEADEQHCIPPLNPQTCLLGSEENLALSVGEKAVSPGNDPVSPAMVRSRNPVKDDCVKEEMTVAADAATLVDEPESMVNLAFVKNDSYEKGPDSVVVHVYVKEICRDTSRVLFREQDFTLIFQTRDGNFLRLHPGCGPHTIFRWQVKLRNLIEPEQCTFCFTASRIDICLRKRQSQRWGGLEAPAARVGGAKVAVPTGPTPLDSTPPGGAPHSLTGQEEARAVEKDKSKARSEDTGLDSVAARTPMEHVTPKPETHLASPKPTCMVPPMPHSPVSGDSVEEEEEEEKKVCLPGFTGLVNLGNTCFMNSVIQSLSNTRELRDFFHDRSFEAEINYNNPLGTGGRLAIGFAVLLRALWKGTHHAFQPSKLKAIVASKASQFTGYAQHDAQEFMAFLLDGLHEDLNRIQNKPYTETVDSDGRPDEVVAEEAWQRHKMRNDSFIVDLFQGQYKSKLVCPVCAKFLVSISKENSTASEVLDSLSQSVHVKPENLRLAEVIKNRFQRVFLPSHSLDTVSPSDMLLCFELLSPELAKERVVVLEVQQRPQVPSVPISKCAACQRKQQSEDEKLKRCTRCYRVGYCNQLCQKTHWPDHKGLCRPENIGYPFLVSVPASRLTYARLAQLLEGYARYSVSVFQPPFQPGRMALESQSPGCTTLLSTGSLEAGDSERDPIQPPELQLVTPVADGDTGPLRVWTAPDRGPVPSTSGISSDMLASGPIEVGSLPASERVSRPEAAVPGYQHPSEALNAHTPQFFIYKIDSSNREQRLEDKGDTPLELGDDCSLALVWRNNERLQEFVLVASKELECAEDPGSAGEAARAGHFTLDQCLNLFTRPEVLAPEEAWYCPQCKQHREASKQLLLWRLPNVLIVQLKRFSFRSFIWRDKINDLVEFPVRNLDLSKFCIGQKEEQLPNYDLYAVINHYGGMIGGHYTACARLPNDRSSQRSDVGWRLFDDSTVTTVDESQVVTRYAYVLFYRRRNSPVERPPRAGHSEHHPDLGPAAEAAASQASRIWQELEAEEEPVPEGPGPMGPWGPQDWVGPPPRGPTTPDEGCLRYFVLGTVAALVALVLNVFYPLVSQSRWR; translated from the exons ATGTCTGGAGGGGCCAGTGCAACAGGCCCAAGGAGAGGGCCCCCAGGACTGGAGGATGCCAGTAGTAAGAAGAAGCAGAAGGATCGAGCAAACCAGGAGAGCAAGGATGGAGATCCTAGGAAAG agacagggtctcgatatgttacccaggctggtcttgaactcctggcctcaggtgatccttctgcctcagcctcctgtgcagctgggattacaggatcacACCACCGTACCCGGCTGTTCTTTCCTTCGTCGTCAGGGTCAGCATCCACTCCTCGAGAGGAGCAGACCAAAGCAG AGTTGTTGCTCGATTGGAGGCAGAGTGCAGAAGAGGTAATTGTCAAGCTTCGTGTGGGAGTAGGTCCCCTTCAGCTGGAGGACATAGATGCGGCTTTCACAGATACAGACTGTGTGGTGCGGTTTTCAG gtggTCAGCAGTGGGGTGGTGTCTTCTATGCTGAGATAAAAGGATCTTGTGCTAAAGTGCAAACCCGCAAGGGGAGTCTCCTGCACCTGACACTGCCCAAGAAGGTGCCTATGCTCACGTGGCCCTCTCTCCTG AAGAAACCTCTAGGGACCCAGGAGCTGGTGCCGGGGCTGCAGTGCCAGGAGAATGGGAAGGAACTCTCTCCCATTGCCCTAGAGCCAGGCCCTGAGCCCCACCGGGCTAAGCAGGAGGCCCGGAACCAGAAGCGGGCCCAGGGCCGTGGTGAGGTAGGCTCAGGGGCTGGCCCCGGGGCCCAGGCAGGGCCCAGCGCCAAGAGGGCTGTGCATCTCTGCAGAGGGCCAGAGGGGGAAGGGTCCAGGGATGGCCCTGGACCCCGGGGTGATGCCCCACCCTTCGTGGCTGACCTGGCCACCCAG GTTGAGGCTGATGAACAGCATTGCATACCACCACTGAACCCCCAaacctgcctcctgggctcagaggagAATTTAGCCCTTTCAGTAGGAGAGAAAGCAGTGTCTCCCGGGAATGACCCAGTGTCTCCAGCCATGGTCCGGAGCAGAAATCCTGTGAAAGATGACTGTGTCAAGGAGGAGATGACAGTGGCAGCAGATGCTGCAACCTTGGTGGATG AACCTGAGTCGATGGTGAACCTGGCATTTGTCAAGAATGACTCGTATGAGAAAGGCCCGGATTCAGTGGTGGTGCACGTGTACGTGAAGGAGATCTGCAGGGATACCTCAAGAGTACTCTTCCGTGAGCAGGACTTCACACTCATCTTCCAGACCAG GGATGGAAACTTCTTGAGGCTGCACCCGGGTTGTGGGCCCCACACCATCTTCCGTTGGCAGGTGAAGCTCAG GAATCTGATTGAGCCAGAGCAGTGCACCTTCTGTTTCACGGCTTCTCGCATCGACATCTGCCTTCGTAAGAGGCAGAGTCAGCGCTGGGGGGGCCTGGAGGCCCCAGCTGCACGAG TGGGTGGTGCAAAGGTTGCCGTGCCGACAGGTCCAACCCCTCTGGATTCAACCCCACCAGGAGGTgctccccactccctgacaggccagGAGGAGGCCCGGGCTGTGGAGAAGGATAAATCCAAGGCAAGATCTGAGGACACGGGGCTAGACAGTGTGGCAGCCCGCACACCCATGGAGCATGTAACCCCAAAGCCAGAGACACACCTGGCCTCG CCCAAGCCCACATGTATGGTGCCTCCCATGCCCCACAGCCCAGTGAGTGGAGAcagtgtggaggaggaggaagaagaagagaagaaggtgTGTCTGCCAGGCTTCACTGGCCTTGTCAATTTAGGCAACACCTGCTTCATGAACAGCGTCATTCAGTCTCTGTCCAACACTCGGGAACTCCGGGACTTCTTCCATG ACCGCTCCTTTGAGGCTGAGATCAACTACAACAACCCACTAGGGACTGGTGGGCGTCTGGCCATTGGCTTTGCTGTGCTGCTTCGGGCGCTGTGGAAGGGCACCCACCATGCCTTCCAGCCTTCCAAGTTGAAG GCCATTGTGGCGAGTAAGGCCAGCCAGTTCACAGGCTATGCGCAGCATGACGCCCAAGAGTTCATGGCTTTCCTGCTGGATGGGCTGCACGAGGACCTGAATCGGATTCAGAACAAGCCCTACACAGAGACTGTGGACTCAGATGGGCGGCCTGATGAG GTGGTAGCCGAGGAAGCATGGCAGCGGCACAAGATGAGGAATGACTCTTTCATCGTGGACCTATTTCAGGGCCAGTACAAGTCTAAGCTGGTGTGCCCTGTGTGTGCCAAG TTCCTGGTGAGCATCAGCAAGGAGAACTCCACTGCGAGTGAAGTATTGGACTCCCTCTCTCAGAGCGTTCATGTGAAGCCTGAGAACCTGCGTTTGGCAGAG GTAATTAAGAATCGTTTCCAACGTGTGTTCCTGCCCTCCCACTCACTGGACACTGTGTCCCCATCTGATATGCTCCTCTGCTTTGAGCTGCTATCCCCAGAGTTGGCTAAGGAGCGGGTAGTGGTGCTAGAGGTGCAACAG CGCCCTCAGGTGCCCAGCGTCCCCATCTCCAAGTGTGCAGCCTGCCAGCGGAAGCAACAGTCGGAGGATGAAAAACTGAAGCGCTGTACCCGGTGCTATCGTGTGGGCTACTGCAACCA gCTCTGCCAGAAAACCCACTGGCCTGACCACAAGGGCCTCTGCCGACCTGAGAACATTGGGTACCCCTTCCTGGTCAGTGTACCCGCCTCACGCCTCACTTATGCACGCCTCGCTCAGCTGCTAGAGGGCTACGCCCG GTACTCTGTGAGTGTATTCCAGCCACCCTTTCAACCTGGCCGCATGGCCTTGGAGTCTCAGAGCCCTGGCTGCACCACACTGCTCTCCACTGGCTCCCTGGAGGCTGGGGACAGTGAGAGGGACCCCATTCAGCCACCTGAGCTCCAGCTGGTGACCCCTGTGGCTGATGGGGACACAGGGCCTCTCCGGGTATGGACAGCCCCTGACCGGGGTCCTGTGCCCAGCACCAGTGGAATTTCTTCTGACATGCTGGCCAGTGGGCCCATTGAGGTTGGCTCCTTGCCTGCTAGCGAGAGGGTGTCCCGACCTGAAG CCGCTGTGCCCGGGTACCAGCACCCAAGTGAAGCTTTGAATGCCCACACACCCCagttcttcatctataaaattgacTCATCCAACCGAGAGCAGCGGCTAGAGGATAAAG GAGACACCCCACTGGAGCTGGGTGATGATTGTAGCCTGGCTCTTGTCTGGCGGAACAATGAGCGATTGCAGGAGTTTGTGTTGGTAGCCTCTAAAGAGCTGGAATGTGCTGAGGATCCAGGCTCTGCTGGTGAGGCTGCCCGGGCTGGCCACTTCACCCTGGACCAGTGCCTCAACCTCTTCACACGGCCTGAGGTGCTGGCACCCGAGGAGGCCTG GTACTGCCCACAGTGCAAACAGCACCGTGAGGCCTCCAAGCAGCTGTTGCTATGGCGCCTGCCAAATGTTCTCATCGTGCAGCTCAAGCGCTTCTCCTTTCGTAGTTTTATCTGGCGTGACAAGATCAATGACTTGGTGGAGTTCCCTGTTCG GAATCTGGACCTGAGCAAGTTCTGCATTGGCCAGAAAGAGGAGCAGCTGCCCAACTACGATCTGTATGCTGTCATTAACCACTATGGAGGCATGATCGGTGGCCACTACACTGCCTGTGCACGCCTGCCCAATGATCGTAGCAGTCAGCGCAGTGACGTGG GCTGGCGCTTGTTTGATGACAGCACGGTGACAACGGTAGACGAGAGCCAGGTCGTGACACGTTATGCCTATGTACTCTTCTATCGCCGGCGGAACTCTCCTGTGGAGAGGCCCCCCAGGGCAGGTCACTCTGAGCACCACCCAGACCTAGGCCCTGCAGCCGAGGCTGCTGCCAGCCAG GCTTCCCGGATTtggcaggagctggaggctgaggaggagccGGTGCCTGAGGGGCCTGGGCCCATGGGTCCCTGGGGGCCCCAAGACTGGGTGGGCCCCCCACCACGTGGCCCTACCACACCAGATGAGGGCTGCCTCCGGTACTTTGTCCTGGGCACCGTGGCAGCTTTGGTGGCCCTCGTGCTCAACGTGTTCTATCCTCTGGTATCCCAGAGTCGCTGGAGATGA
- the USP19 gene encoding ubiquitin carboxyl-terminal hydrolase 19 isoform X4 encodes MSGGASATGPRRGPPGLEDASSKKKQKDRANQESKDGDPRKETGSRYVTQAGLELLASGDPSASASCAAGITGSHHRTRLFFPSSSGSASTPREEQTKAELLLDWRQSAEEVIVKLRVGVGPLQLEDIDAAFTDTDCVVRFSGGQQWGGVFYAEIKGSCAKVQTRKGSLLHLTLPKKVPMLTWPSLLKKPLGTQELVPGLQCQENGKELSPIALEPGPEPHRAKQEARNQKRAQGRGEVGSGAGPGAQAGPSAKRAVHLCRGPEGEGSRDGPGPRGDAPPFVADLATQVEADEQHCIPPLNPQTCLLGSEENLALSVGEKAVSPGNDPVSPAMVRSRNPVKDDCVKEEMTVAADAATLVDGKEPESMVNLAFVKNDSYEKGPDSVVVHVYVKEICRDTSRVLFREQDFTLIFQTRDGNFLRLHPGCGPHTIFRWQVKLRNLIEPEQCTFCFTASRIDICLRKRQSQRWGGLEAPAARVGGAKVAVPTGPTPLDSTPPGGAPHSLTGQEEARAVEKDKSKARSEDTGLDSVAARTPMEHVTPKPETHLASPKPTCMVPPMPHSPVSGDSVEEEEEEEKKVCLPGFTGLVNLGNTCFMNSVIQSLSNTRELRDFFHDRSFEAEINYNNPLGTGGRLAIGFAVLLRALWKGTHHAFQPSKLKAIVASKASQFTGYAQHDAQEFMAFLLDGLHEDLNRIQNKPYTETVDSDGRPDEVVAEEAWQRHKMRNDSFIVDLFQGQYKSKLVCPVCAKVSITFDPFLYLPVPLPQKQKVLPVFYFAREPHSKPVKFLVSISKENSTASEVLDSLSQSVHVKPENLRLAEVIKNRFQRVFLPSHSLDTVSPSDMLLCFELLSPELAKERVVVLEVQQRPQVPSVPISKCAACQRKQQSEDEKLKRCTRCYRVGYCNQLCQKTHWPDHKGLCRPENIGYPFLVSVPASRLTYARLAQLLEGYARYSVSVFQPPFQPGRMALESQSPGCTTLLSTGSLEAGDSERDPIQPPELQLVTPVADGDTGPLRVWTAPDRGPVPSTSGISSDMLASGPIEVGSLPASERVSRPEAAVPGYQHPSEALNAHTPQFFIYKIDSSNREQRLEDKGDTPLELGDDCSLALVWRNNERLQEFVLVASKELECAEDPGSAGEAARAGHFTLDQCLNLFTRPEVLAPEEAWYCPQCKQHREASKQLLLWRLPNVLIVQLKRFSFRSFIWRDKINDLVEFPVRNLDLSKFCIGQKEEQLPNYDLYAVINHYGGMIGGHYTACARLPNDRSSQRSDVGWRLFDDSTVTTVDESQVVTRYAYVLFYRRRNSPVERPPRAGHSEHHPDLGPAAEAAASQASRIWQELEAEEEPVPEGPGPMGPWGPQDWVGPPPRGPTTPDEGCLRYFVLGTVAALVALVLNVFYPLVSQSRWR; translated from the exons ATGTCTGGAGGGGCCAGTGCAACAGGCCCAAGGAGAGGGCCCCCAGGACTGGAGGATGCCAGTAGTAAGAAGAAGCAGAAGGATCGAGCAAACCAGGAGAGCAAGGATGGAGATCCTAGGAAAG agacagggtctcgatatgttacccaggctggtcttgaactcctggcctcaggtgatccttctgcctcagcctcctgtgcagctgggattacaggatcacACCACCGTACCCGGCTGTTCTTTCCTTCGTCGTCAGGGTCAGCATCCACTCCTCGAGAGGAGCAGACCAAAGCAG AGTTGTTGCTCGATTGGAGGCAGAGTGCAGAAGAGGTAATTGTCAAGCTTCGTGTGGGAGTAGGTCCCCTTCAGCTGGAGGACATAGATGCGGCTTTCACAGATACAGACTGTGTGGTGCGGTTTTCAG gtggTCAGCAGTGGGGTGGTGTCTTCTATGCTGAGATAAAAGGATCTTGTGCTAAAGTGCAAACCCGCAAGGGGAGTCTCCTGCACCTGACACTGCCCAAGAAGGTGCCTATGCTCACGTGGCCCTCTCTCCTG AAGAAACCTCTAGGGACCCAGGAGCTGGTGCCGGGGCTGCAGTGCCAGGAGAATGGGAAGGAACTCTCTCCCATTGCCCTAGAGCCAGGCCCTGAGCCCCACCGGGCTAAGCAGGAGGCCCGGAACCAGAAGCGGGCCCAGGGCCGTGGTGAGGTAGGCTCAGGGGCTGGCCCCGGGGCCCAGGCAGGGCCCAGCGCCAAGAGGGCTGTGCATCTCTGCAGAGGGCCAGAGGGGGAAGGGTCCAGGGATGGCCCTGGACCCCGGGGTGATGCCCCACCCTTCGTGGCTGACCTGGCCACCCAG GTTGAGGCTGATGAACAGCATTGCATACCACCACTGAACCCCCAaacctgcctcctgggctcagaggagAATTTAGCCCTTTCAGTAGGAGAGAAAGCAGTGTCTCCCGGGAATGACCCAGTGTCTCCAGCCATGGTCCGGAGCAGAAATCCTGTGAAAGATGACTGTGTCAAGGAGGAGATGACAGTGGCAGCAGATGCTGCAACCTTGGTGGATGGTAAAG AACCTGAGTCGATGGTGAACCTGGCATTTGTCAAGAATGACTCGTATGAGAAAGGCCCGGATTCAGTGGTGGTGCACGTGTACGTGAAGGAGATCTGCAGGGATACCTCAAGAGTACTCTTCCGTGAGCAGGACTTCACACTCATCTTCCAGACCAG GGATGGAAACTTCTTGAGGCTGCACCCGGGTTGTGGGCCCCACACCATCTTCCGTTGGCAGGTGAAGCTCAG GAATCTGATTGAGCCAGAGCAGTGCACCTTCTGTTTCACGGCTTCTCGCATCGACATCTGCCTTCGTAAGAGGCAGAGTCAGCGCTGGGGGGGCCTGGAGGCCCCAGCTGCACGAG TGGGTGGTGCAAAGGTTGCCGTGCCGACAGGTCCAACCCCTCTGGATTCAACCCCACCAGGAGGTgctccccactccctgacaggccagGAGGAGGCCCGGGCTGTGGAGAAGGATAAATCCAAGGCAAGATCTGAGGACACGGGGCTAGACAGTGTGGCAGCCCGCACACCCATGGAGCATGTAACCCCAAAGCCAGAGACACACCTGGCCTCG CCCAAGCCCACATGTATGGTGCCTCCCATGCCCCACAGCCCAGTGAGTGGAGAcagtgtggaggaggaggaagaagaagagaagaaggtgTGTCTGCCAGGCTTCACTGGCCTTGTCAATTTAGGCAACACCTGCTTCATGAACAGCGTCATTCAGTCTCTGTCCAACACTCGGGAACTCCGGGACTTCTTCCATG ACCGCTCCTTTGAGGCTGAGATCAACTACAACAACCCACTAGGGACTGGTGGGCGTCTGGCCATTGGCTTTGCTGTGCTGCTTCGGGCGCTGTGGAAGGGCACCCACCATGCCTTCCAGCCTTCCAAGTTGAAG GCCATTGTGGCGAGTAAGGCCAGCCAGTTCACAGGCTATGCGCAGCATGACGCCCAAGAGTTCATGGCTTTCCTGCTGGATGGGCTGCACGAGGACCTGAATCGGATTCAGAACAAGCCCTACACAGAGACTGTGGACTCAGATGGGCGGCCTGATGAG GTGGTAGCCGAGGAAGCATGGCAGCGGCACAAGATGAGGAATGACTCTTTCATCGTGGACCTATTTCAGGGCCAGTACAAGTCTAAGCTGGTGTGCCCTGTGTGTGCCAAG GTCTCCATCACTTTTGACCCATTTCTTTATCTGCCGGTGCCCTTGCCACAAAAGCAAAAGGTTCTCCCCGTCTTTTATTTTGCCCGAGAGCCCCACAGCAAGCCCGTCAAG TTCCTGGTGAGCATCAGCAAGGAGAACTCCACTGCGAGTGAAGTATTGGACTCCCTCTCTCAGAGCGTTCATGTGAAGCCTGAGAACCTGCGTTTGGCAGAG GTAATTAAGAATCGTTTCCAACGTGTGTTCCTGCCCTCCCACTCACTGGACACTGTGTCCCCATCTGATATGCTCCTCTGCTTTGAGCTGCTATCCCCAGAGTTGGCTAAGGAGCGGGTAGTGGTGCTAGAGGTGCAACAG CGCCCTCAGGTGCCCAGCGTCCCCATCTCCAAGTGTGCAGCCTGCCAGCGGAAGCAACAGTCGGAGGATGAAAAACTGAAGCGCTGTACCCGGTGCTATCGTGTGGGCTACTGCAACCA gCTCTGCCAGAAAACCCACTGGCCTGACCACAAGGGCCTCTGCCGACCTGAGAACATTGGGTACCCCTTCCTGGTCAGTGTACCCGCCTCACGCCTCACTTATGCACGCCTCGCTCAGCTGCTAGAGGGCTACGCCCG GTACTCTGTGAGTGTATTCCAGCCACCCTTTCAACCTGGCCGCATGGCCTTGGAGTCTCAGAGCCCTGGCTGCACCACACTGCTCTCCACTGGCTCCCTGGAGGCTGGGGACAGTGAGAGGGACCCCATTCAGCCACCTGAGCTCCAGCTGGTGACCCCTGTGGCTGATGGGGACACAGGGCCTCTCCGGGTATGGACAGCCCCTGACCGGGGTCCTGTGCCCAGCACCAGTGGAATTTCTTCTGACATGCTGGCCAGTGGGCCCATTGAGGTTGGCTCCTTGCCTGCTAGCGAGAGGGTGTCCCGACCTGAAG CCGCTGTGCCCGGGTACCAGCACCCAAGTGAAGCTTTGAATGCCCACACACCCCagttcttcatctataaaattgacTCATCCAACCGAGAGCAGCGGCTAGAGGATAAAG GAGACACCCCACTGGAGCTGGGTGATGATTGTAGCCTGGCTCTTGTCTGGCGGAACAATGAGCGATTGCAGGAGTTTGTGTTGGTAGCCTCTAAAGAGCTGGAATGTGCTGAGGATCCAGGCTCTGCTGGTGAGGCTGCCCGGGCTGGCCACTTCACCCTGGACCAGTGCCTCAACCTCTTCACACGGCCTGAGGTGCTGGCACCCGAGGAGGCCTG GTACTGCCCACAGTGCAAACAGCACCGTGAGGCCTCCAAGCAGCTGTTGCTATGGCGCCTGCCAAATGTTCTCATCGTGCAGCTCAAGCGCTTCTCCTTTCGTAGTTTTATCTGGCGTGACAAGATCAATGACTTGGTGGAGTTCCCTGTTCG GAATCTGGACCTGAGCAAGTTCTGCATTGGCCAGAAAGAGGAGCAGCTGCCCAACTACGATCTGTATGCTGTCATTAACCACTATGGAGGCATGATCGGTGGCCACTACACTGCCTGTGCACGCCTGCCCAATGATCGTAGCAGTCAGCGCAGTGACGTGG GCTGGCGCTTGTTTGATGACAGCACGGTGACAACGGTAGACGAGAGCCAGGTCGTGACACGTTATGCCTATGTACTCTTCTATCGCCGGCGGAACTCTCCTGTGGAGAGGCCCCCCAGGGCAGGTCACTCTGAGCACCACCCAGACCTAGGCCCTGCAGCCGAGGCTGCTGCCAGCCAG GCTTCCCGGATTtggcaggagctggaggctgaggaggagccGGTGCCTGAGGGGCCTGGGCCCATGGGTCCCTGGGGGCCCCAAGACTGGGTGGGCCCCCCACCACGTGGCCCTACCACACCAGATGAGGGCTGCCTCCGGTACTTTGTCCTGGGCACCGTGGCAGCTTTGGTGGCCCTCGTGCTCAACGTGTTCTATCCTCTGGTATCCCAGAGTCGCTGGAGATGA